A single region of the Mesotoga sp. BH458_6_3_2_1 genome encodes:
- the lgt gene encoding prolipoprotein diacylglyceryl transferase, with amino-acid sequence MKKRVVLISVAAASAVALFFFLRAVFSGKLILNPVIVESLGPFSIRWYGVMIATGIIVAYILGRHQGLKEGIKEDYMIEGVFIGIIFGVLGARIYYVVFNYELYKGDFWSIFRTWDGGLAIHGAFFAALIVTFLYVKLRKKAELRFLQVTDIFTAVLPLAQAIGRWGNFLNYEAYGSPTDLPWRMFVPLRYRMPGYSGYDYFHPTFLYESLANIVIFSFLYWYLGKRRNFGEVTALYMIFYSIVRFFVEGLRLDSLYIGKTDVRTAQVVSVVLLFAGITLFMLSLYKGKPVKKAS; translated from the coding sequence ATGAAGAAAAGAGTCGTTCTAATATCAGTGGCTGCAGCCTCTGCAGTTGCGCTGTTTTTCTTTTTGAGAGCTGTATTCAGCGGCAAACTGATACTAAATCCTGTCATTGTAGAAAGTCTCGGCCCCTTTTCAATCAGATGGTATGGAGTGATGATTGCAACAGGAATAATCGTTGCCTATATTCTTGGAAGGCATCAGGGCCTCAAAGAAGGAATAAAGGAAGATTACATGATTGAGGGAGTCTTCATTGGCATAATCTTTGGGGTGTTGGGCGCCAGAATCTACTATGTTGTCTTCAACTATGAGCTTTATAAAGGGGATTTCTGGAGCATTTTCAGAACCTGGGATGGAGGACTAGCAATTCATGGGGCTTTTTTCGCAGCTCTGATTGTCACGTTCCTTTACGTCAAGCTGAGGAAAAAAGCAGAACTGAGATTTCTTCAGGTTACAGATATCTTCACGGCCGTGTTGCCTTTAGCTCAGGCCATAGGTCGCTGGGGTAATTTCCTCAATTACGAGGCCTACGGTTCACCGACTGATCTTCCGTGGAGAATGTTCGTTCCTTTGAGATATCGTATGCCCGGTTATTCGGGATACGATTACTTTCATCCGACCTTTCTATACGAGAGCCTTGCAAATATAGTCATATTTTCATTTCTGTACTGGTATCTGGGAAAGAGAAGAAATTTTGGTGAGGTCACGGCACTATACATGATCTTTTACTCGATCGTGAGATTCTTTGTCGAAGGGTTGAGACTAGATAGTTTGTATATAGGAAAGACGGATGTCAGAACTGCCCAAGTTGTTTCGGTGGTTCTTTTGTTCGCCGGAATCACTCTCTTTATGCTTTCTCTTTACAAAGGCAAACCAGTGAAAAAAGCCTCCTAA
- a CDS encoding trigger factor — MEKNFVKKEENVETFLFSFGSEEVRKAEMDVGKYVNQQYTIPGFRKGKVPLNIVRNFLAESFEEMVLEVLSDKIEEELKEEKILIPAVITDQKMEGEGARVEVKLHRDPEVKIFDYENLDLKIPKKDEVVLNYVNNRLEELRNEHAIVEPKEGQVENGDIVKIEYTITKDGKKIAENKVQELTVAPDDDRPIVKNVIGKTKGDVVEFDRTFEDSDNEYFYSVKILDVLSKSPLDLDDEFAKTVNAEANSLEELKRIVEKEGVESFLNWQKDFLRQQAMDKINDLVEIEISDSTLDYFVQRTIENSKKEKSYDNYLKQAGSEEKLLENFRSGVFDEIKKSRFIDEIASKEGFKAEQEEIEAYAEEMAPYWGISADRAREMVTSREDIKEDIVSTIIRNKVLDAVIERAAISEMEPSLEKEEKGSERSSGEDSSQQ; from the coding sequence ATGGAGAAAAACTTTGTGAAGAAAGAAGAAAATGTTGAAACCTTTCTCTTTTCCTTTGGTTCGGAAGAGGTTAGGAAGGCAGAAATGGACGTTGGCAAATATGTTAATCAGCAGTACACAATCCCCGGTTTCAGGAAGGGAAAGGTACCCCTGAACATAGTAAGAAACTTCCTTGCAGAGAGCTTTGAAGAGATGGTTCTTGAGGTCCTCTCAGACAAAATCGAGGAAGAGCTAAAGGAGGAAAAAATCCTAATCCCAGCAGTCATAACAGATCAGAAGATGGAGGGAGAAGGCGCAAGAGTTGAAGTTAAGCTTCACAGAGATCCCGAAGTCAAGATTTTTGACTATGAAAACCTTGATCTCAAAATCCCAAAGAAGGATGAAGTAGTACTCAATTATGTAAACAATAGGCTCGAAGAACTTAGAAACGAACACGCTATAGTGGAGCCAAAAGAGGGACAGGTTGAAAATGGCGACATAGTCAAGATAGAATATACGATAACTAAAGATGGCAAGAAAATTGCCGAAAACAAAGTTCAGGAGCTCACAGTTGCTCCCGACGACGACAGACCGATTGTCAAGAATGTAATTGGAAAAACAAAGGGTGACGTAGTTGAATTTGACAGAACGTTCGAAGACTCGGATAATGAATACTTCTATTCGGTCAAAATATTGGATGTTCTCAGCAAGAGTCCATTAGATCTTGACGATGAATTTGCGAAGACGGTAAACGCCGAGGCCAATTCTCTCGAAGAACTCAAGCGGATTGTCGAGAAGGAGGGAGTGGAATCCTTCTTAAATTGGCAGAAGGACTTTTTGAGGCAACAGGCTATGGACAAGATCAATGATCTGGTTGAAATAGAAATCTCCGACTCCACTCTCGATTATTTCGTTCAGAGGACTATAGAGAACTCGAAGAAAGAGAAGAGCTATGATAACTACTTGAAACAGGCCGGAAGTGAAGAGAAACTTTTGGAAAACTTCAGAAGCGGTGTCTTCGATGAGATAAAGAAGTCAAGGTTCATTGACGAAATTGCCTCGAAAGAAGGCTTCAAGGCGGAACAAGAAGAAATCGAGGCTTATGCGGAGGAAATGGCACCGTACTGGGGAATCTCTGCCGACAGGGCGAGAGAGATGGTTACTTCTCGCGAAGACATCAAGGAAGACATTGTTTCAACCATAATTAGAAACAAAGTTCTTGACGCAGTAATTGAGCGCGCCGCAATAAGCGAAATGGAACCATCACTAGAAAAAGAAGAGAAAGGCAGTGAAAGAAGTTCCGGAGAGGACTCTTCTCAGCAATAG
- a CDS encoding metallophosphoesterase gives MKWMIMSDSHDNMTRISEAVSLAIDREVDVLFHCGDLVSPFAARELIRFSGELHVVIGNNDGELLGLKSLLGGSLIKGPKEIEVNGYRVILMHEPFGLKDTLRADFIFYGHTHKLDIRLDPSPVIVNPGESCGYLTGRQTVVIIDPNDLKYELIELR, from the coding sequence ATGAAATGGATGATAATGTCGGATTCTCATGACAACATGACAAGAATCTCAGAAGCAGTGAGTCTCGCAATTGACAGAGAAGTTGATGTTCTCTTTCATTGCGGAGATCTCGTGTCACCTTTCGCAGCCCGAGAGCTAATTCGGTTCAGCGGAGAACTCCATGTGGTCATTGGAAACAATGATGGAGAGTTGCTCGGCCTCAAGAGCCTGCTTGGGGGGTCCTTAATCAAAGGCCCGAAGGAGATCGAGGTAAACGGGTATAGAGTTATTCTAATGCATGAACCTTTCGGACTGAAAGATACATTAAGAGCTGATTTTATTTTCTACGGTCATACACATAAGCTCGATATTAGACTGGATCCTAGTCCTGTGATAGTAAATCCCGGTGAAAGCTGCGGCTATCTAACTGGAAGACAAACCGTTGTCATAATTGATCCGAATGATCTTAAGTACGAGCTGATTGAACTCAGGTGA
- a CDS encoding TIGR03936 family radical SAM-associated protein, with protein MPAEVCLNNLNNKRLVVRFCCGGLMRFLSHQETVTAIERTIRRSGLSVTFTQGFHPRIKVSYSPAIPTGVASLAHYVLLETDEKNSDPVSLLNSAANYTLRALSSWYLSSDHKRIEDFIDSYRMVLVLPRELYDPNLYDAGAEVTKKTKSGQRDYLAGDVFQDISVTTLKTVYMVKYSQPVDSMVPAEEMLKILSKEGTASHEGVIVFVEEGLLRGKYTSNILDEIGGI; from the coding sequence GTGCCCGCGGAGGTTTGCTTGAATAACTTGAATAATAAGAGATTGGTAGTTCGCTTCTGCTGTGGAGGTCTCATGAGATTTCTTTCTCACCAGGAAACCGTCACAGCAATTGAACGGACAATCAGGAGATCTGGGCTATCCGTGACTTTTACACAGGGATTCCATCCCCGGATAAAAGTGAGTTATTCGCCAGCAATTCCTACTGGAGTGGCAAGTCTGGCACATTATGTTCTTCTTGAAACAGATGAAAAGAACAGTGATCCCGTGAGTCTGTTGAACTCCGCAGCCAATTATACCCTTCGCGCTCTATCGTCATGGTACCTGTCTTCCGATCACAAAAGAATTGAAGATTTTATTGATTCCTACAGAATGGTTCTCGTACTTCCAAGGGAGCTCTATGATCCAAATCTATATGATGCAGGCGCTGAAGTCACAAAAAAGACTAAAAGTGGGCAAAGAGATTACCTGGCCGGAGACGTCTTTCAGGACATCTCAGTGACCACCTTGAAAACTGTCTATATGGTAAAATATTCTCAGCCAGTAGACTCAATGGTTCCAGCGGAGGAAATGCTAAAGATTTTGTCGAAAGAAGGTACCGCTTCTCATGAAGGGGTAATTGTTTTTGTGGAAGAAGGGTTGCTTCGTGGGAAATATACTTCAAATATTCTGGATGAAATAGGAGGGATATAA
- a CDS encoding YebC/PmpR family DNA-binding transcriptional regulator — protein MSGHNKWANIKHRKGAQDAKRSKVFTKIIRELMVSAREGGSDPNTNTSLRTAIEKARAANMPKDTMEKAIKKGAGELEGQSFSEALYEGYAPGGVALLIRCLTDNKNRTAQEIRHTLSKYGGSMAESGAVSWMFERKGIITVAKEQISDLEEFQLLAIEAGAEDIKDEADPIEIVTSPDSVSDVKTALEENGYSLSYDMSYIPSNTLKVEGSDAGKLFKLLDILEDNDDVQEIYDNSDIDEAEMEALAEQMG, from the coding sequence ATGTCCGGTCACAACAAGTGGGCAAATATCAAGCACAGAAAGGGCGCACAAGACGCCAAGAGATCGAAGGTTTTCACGAAGATCATCAGAGAGCTTATGGTCTCGGCAAGAGAAGGTGGTTCTGATCCAAATACAAACACCTCTTTGAGAACTGCTATAGAAAAGGCGAGAGCGGCAAATATGCCTAAAGACACGATGGAAAAAGCAATCAAGAAGGGTGCAGGGGAACTCGAAGGGCAGTCGTTCTCTGAGGCTCTTTATGAAGGCTACGCTCCGGGTGGTGTTGCACTTCTGATCAGATGTCTTACTGATAATAAGAACAGAACAGCACAGGAAATTAGGCACACTCTTTCGAAATACGGCGGTTCGATGGCCGAAAGTGGTGCTGTCAGCTGGATGTTTGAAAGAAAGGGAATCATTACCGTAGCAAAAGAACAGATTTCTGATCTGGAAGAGTTTCAGCTTCTTGCTATAGAGGCAGGAGCCGAGGATATAAAAGACGAAGCAGATCCAATCGAGATCGTGACCTCTCCGGACTCAGTATCAGATGTAAAGACTGCCCTTGAAGAAAACGGCTATTCATTGTCTTACGATATGAGTTACATTCCGAGCAACACGCTAAAAGTTGAGGGTTCAGATGCGGGTAAGCTTTTTAAACTTCTCGACATTCTTGAAGACAACGACGATGTTCAGGAGATCTACGACAATTCAGATATCGATGAAGCCGAAATGGAGGCTCTCGCCGAGCAAATGGGTTGA
- the lspA gene encoding signal peptidase II encodes MLSLLGITLALILDQVSKYFVENGMTYFQRIDLVGGIFGLRYVRNTGVAFGLFKNQEPWLLAFVAIGIVVAIVIASSFHSSKLSRWESFFVGLIVGGALGNNLVDRLRLGHVVDFFELKGFPAIFNFADMCIVFGAALLTLSVYRREKRASRDNSLQS; translated from the coding sequence TTGCTGTCTCTTCTTGGGATTACTCTGGCCTTGATTCTTGATCAAGTAAGCAAGTATTTCGTCGAGAATGGAATGACGTATTTTCAGCGAATAGATTTGGTCGGAGGAATTTTTGGCTTAAGATATGTGAGAAATACAGGTGTGGCATTTGGCCTTTTCAAGAATCAGGAGCCTTGGCTTCTGGCTTTTGTCGCTATAGGAATTGTAGTAGCGATAGTAATTGCTTCGAGTTTTCATTCCTCCAAACTATCCAGATGGGAGTCCTTCTTTGTTGGTCTGATTGTTGGTGGTGCACTTGGTAACAATCTGGTGGATAGACTGAGATTAGGGCACGTTGTTGATTTCTTCGAATTGAAGGGGTTCCCAGCGATTTTCAATTTTGCAGATATGTGCATTGTCTTTGGTGCGGCCTTGCTTACACTTTCCGTATATCGAAGGGAGAAGCGTGCTTCAAGAGATAATAGTCTCCAGTCGTGA
- a CDS encoding RluA family pseudouridine synthase: MLQEIIVSSREDGWRLDKIVVEKAPPWVSRTFVQRQIKETKVFVDRKPRKPAYKVKTGESITFELPDKPEVLSVEPEEIPLNIVFEDHDIIVVNKDPGIIVHPLPRKQTGTLVNALLNHCMDLQGIGGVTRPGIVHRLDKDTSGVIIVAKNDLAHVSLSSQFKNRLTSKDYIAIVRGKTPISGKVDYSIARHPVNRLKMSVNESGKESLTYYRTLKNFSEIASLVFVSPKTGRTHQIRVHMREKGFPLLGDAVYGKARDDEIFGVKRQMLHAARLTVSHPRSGKRMTFIASLPADMKEVIVNLSELVTKR, from the coding sequence GTGCTTCAAGAGATAATAGTCTCCAGTCGTGAGGACGGCTGGAGACTTGATAAGATAGTCGTTGAGAAGGCTCCACCATGGGTTTCCCGAACATTTGTGCAGCGCCAGATCAAAGAAACGAAGGTTTTTGTGGACAGAAAGCCCAGAAAGCCCGCCTACAAAGTGAAGACTGGAGAATCTATCACTTTTGAGCTTCCCGACAAACCGGAGGTTCTATCTGTAGAACCTGAAGAGATCCCTCTTAATATTGTCTTCGAAGATCACGACATAATCGTCGTGAACAAAGATCCGGGCATTATTGTTCATCCTTTGCCTAGAAAACAGACTGGAACACTCGTAAATGCTCTTCTGAACCACTGTATGGATCTACAGGGTATTGGAGGTGTGACGAGACCTGGTATTGTTCACAGACTGGATAAAGATACAAGCGGAGTAATAATTGTTGCAAAGAATGATCTAGCTCATGTGTCTCTCTCAAGCCAGTTCAAGAACAGATTGACTTCTAAGGATTACATAGCGATTGTTAGAGGCAAGACTCCAATATCCGGAAAGGTCGATTATTCGATTGCCCGCCATCCTGTGAACAGACTAAAGATGTCGGTAAATGAAAGTGGTAAGGAGTCACTAACATATTATCGAACTCTGAAAAACTTCTCCGAAATCGCCTCTTTGGTTTTTGTAAGTCCTAAGACCGGCAGGACACATCAAATAAGGGTTCATATGAGAGAAAAGGGCTTCCCGCTTCTTGGAGACGCCGTTTATGGCAAGGCTAGAGACGATGAGATATTCGGAGTTAAGAGACAGATGCTGCATGCGGCGAGACTCACTGTATCTCACCCCCGCTCAGGGAAGCGAATGACTTTTATTGCCTCACTCCCCGCTGATATGAAGGAAGTAATAGTGAACCTCTCTGAATTGGTGACAAAAAGATGA
- a CDS encoding DNA polymerase III subunit alpha, whose translation MKTAFLITKHELFGSVLEIKDTAEELKRRGYKRCVILDSSLSSFVKWYSVLSSSGIVTVPGLREGYEYWIAKNESGFRELLVRTIHDSENLINIKGKPRNLDSSSKNPIWECRYLDHQSERFRVYTSLGSSTEEADYSLPDEKLYHEIEEDLAELLSRLPKEFHLQKIDHVFPVRSSPEEFSSLLRRTLESKKLESSYSERLNRELSVIISKDIQDYFMTVSKIVEIAKNNNCWIGPGRGSAVGSLVSYLLGITRIDPVEEELFFERFLSLKRNDPPDIDLDVDDKSRQKLLNKLGEYFGHDCFCLISTASTFSFKGAAREIGRKLGVDGQRVSRLIEWSKEGQRFPYAFENDVDMKQLFEMSKLVVGLYSGFSIHAAGVILSSIPLTGLIPLNSNDGLAVSLWDMDSLRIVGFQKIDLLGLKNLSFLKEMTKGREPWDYPTNDSKTYETLGRGYTSAVFQLEAPFATRVVRSVKPVSLRDLSIAIALNRPGPIKSGVTERFLRLSRTPSEIEKIRRKVPVLAETGGLLVYQEQVLKIAASMLSLEADDGELLRRAISKKEKEAVDGLLRSSPGYSELQPDRREKLYSFLVNFAGYAFNKSHSLSYAMIAYWLAYFKANHPEIFYPLILAELPRNSLPRAVAEIRDQGLKLCAGKEASQSSGCVSLSIPGLLKNHELRPVPVEDSFFTFVRNNRSKYQARDLERLIKSGYLDGFGERNELLKKMNDALMGVDPELKSIRAVFGYKEESQEKNERDTLIDRAMMELEVLGFNLTEIEPPDLSREATDFEVTTALACLRTGIAPYRRVDYMGKSFITDGRSFIEISNQVPIQGYVLFKSGRPFEMKERIMEVNRVFFGPIEGKYLTDAARIENVVVRTGTAQKVIQKAKPLDTDADEIIWK comes from the coding sequence ATGAAGACAGCTTTTTTGATCACTAAGCACGAGTTGTTCGGTTCCGTTCTTGAAATCAAGGACACGGCTGAAGAATTGAAGAGGAGAGGCTACAAAAGATGTGTGATTCTTGATTCCTCTCTGTCATCCTTTGTGAAGTGGTATTCAGTTCTCTCCAGTTCGGGTATAGTGACCGTGCCCGGTCTGAGAGAGGGGTATGAATACTGGATTGCAAAAAATGAAAGTGGTTTCAGAGAACTTCTCGTTCGCACTATTCATGACTCTGAAAACCTAATAAACATAAAAGGAAAGCCCCGTAATCTTGACAGTTCCTCAAAAAATCCGATCTGGGAGTGTCGCTATCTAGATCACCAAAGTGAGAGATTCAGAGTATATACTTCTCTTGGATCTTCAACTGAAGAAGCGGATTACTCTCTGCCTGATGAAAAACTCTATCATGAGATTGAGGAAGATCTTGCTGAACTGCTCTCCAGACTACCTAAAGAATTCCATCTCCAGAAGATAGATCATGTCTTTCCTGTGAGATCATCACCAGAAGAGTTCTCTTCCCTTCTGCGAAGAACTCTTGAATCGAAGAAGTTGGAAAGCAGTTACTCTGAAAGGCTTAATAGGGAGCTTTCGGTAATCATTTCCAAAGATATTCAGGATTATTTCATGACAGTCTCAAAGATTGTTGAAATCGCAAAGAACAATAATTGCTGGATAGGCCCCGGAAGAGGGTCAGCCGTTGGTTCTCTTGTCAGCTACTTGCTTGGCATAACTCGCATTGATCCCGTGGAGGAAGAGCTCTTCTTTGAAAGATTTCTTAGTTTGAAGAGAAACGATCCCCCTGATATTGACCTTGATGTTGACGATAAATCAAGGCAGAAACTTCTGAATAAACTCGGCGAGTATTTCGGCCATGACTGTTTCTGTCTTATAAGTACTGCTTCAACTTTTAGTTTTAAAGGAGCTGCTCGCGAAATTGGACGGAAGCTTGGAGTCGATGGACAGAGAGTATCGAGACTAATCGAATGGAGTAAGGAGGGGCAAAGGTTTCCGTATGCATTTGAAAACGATGTTGATATGAAACAGCTGTTTGAGATGTCAAAGCTTGTAGTGGGACTTTATTCAGGTTTTTCAATTCATGCGGCCGGTGTTATTCTATCAAGTATTCCTCTAACGGGACTGATACCTCTCAATTCAAATGATGGGCTGGCGGTTTCTTTATGGGATATGGATTCTCTTCGGATTGTTGGTTTTCAGAAGATTGATCTACTCGGTTTGAAGAACCTGTCCTTCCTGAAGGAAATGACGAAAGGAAGAGAGCCGTGGGACTACCCAACGAATGATTCCAAGACTTATGAAACTCTTGGTAGAGGATATACGTCGGCAGTATTCCAACTCGAAGCGCCTTTTGCAACAAGGGTCGTTAGATCGGTGAAACCTGTTTCGTTGAGAGACCTCTCAATCGCTATAGCCCTTAATAGGCCTGGTCCAATCAAGTCTGGAGTGACCGAGCGTTTTCTAAGACTCTCAAGAACTCCTTCGGAAATCGAGAAGATAAGGAGAAAGGTTCCTGTTTTGGCGGAAACTGGCGGACTTCTCGTTTATCAGGAACAGGTCTTAAAGATTGCTGCAAGCATGCTCTCTCTAGAAGCTGATGATGGTGAGCTCCTTAGAAGAGCTATTTCCAAGAAAGAGAAAGAAGCAGTCGATGGACTGCTTCGAAGTTCACCTGGCTATAGTGAACTTCAACCGGATAGAAGGGAGAAGTTGTATTCTTTCCTTGTCAATTTTGCTGGTTATGCCTTCAACAAGTCTCACAGTCTTAGCTATGCAATGATTGCGTACTGGTTGGCGTATTTCAAGGCAAACCATCCCGAGATCTTCTATCCACTTATATTGGCAGAACTTCCTCGCAACAGCCTGCCGCGAGCTGTTGCAGAAATAAGAGATCAAGGTTTGAAGCTATGTGCAGGGAAGGAAGCTTCACAGAGTTCCGGCTGTGTTTCTCTTTCCATTCCGGGACTTCTCAAGAATCATGAACTGAGACCTGTGCCAGTTGAGGATTCTTTCTTCACTTTTGTAAGAAACAACAGATCGAAATACCAAGCTAGGGATCTTGAAAGGCTTATTAAAAGCGGTTATCTAGACGGTTTTGGAGAAAGAAACGAGTTATTGAAGAAAATGAACGACGCCTTGATGGGAGTTGATCCCGAACTTAAATCTATCCGAGCTGTATTTGGTTACAAGGAAGAGTCACAGGAGAAAAACGAGAGAGACACGTTAATCGACAGGGCAATGATGGAATTGGAGGTTCTTGGTTTCAATCTAACAGAGATCGAGCCACCAGATCTTTCCAGAGAAGCGACTGATTTCGAGGTTACAACGGCGCTTGCTTGTTTGAGAACAGGGATAGCGCCTTACAGGAGAGTAGACTACATGGGTAAGAGTTTCATTACAGATGGTAGATCGTTTATTGAGATAAGTAATCAAGTTCCTATTCAAGGTTATGTCTTATTCAAGAGCGGAAGACCTTTTGAGATGAAGGAGAGAATCATGGAAGTCAACAGAGTATTCTTCGGACCGATCGAAGGAAAGTATCTTACCGATGCGGCCAGAATAGAGAATGTGGTTGTAAGAACAGGAACTGCTCAGAAGGTAATCCAAAAAGCGAAGCCTTTAGATACTGACGCCGATGAGATAATTTGGAAATAG
- a CDS encoding histidine phosphatase family protein, with translation MEIYFVRHGETEWNNSNRWQGRSDIPLSEKGREQAKKTGRFLKRLIPSTAAVFTSDLVRARETAEIIGLFLGKSPIVNPVLREADVGLWNGLGISEAFESFGNLIEYWRKDPWADIPDTEPLGAVQRRAVEFVRYLSSNYPGKQVIVVSHALLIRTALCHAMGLPLENHYRLSVHNCSVSAIGVGRAEIRALELNLWRHLEDY, from the coding sequence ATGGAGATCTACTTCGTGAGGCATGGGGAGACCGAATGGAACAATAGCAACCGCTGGCAAGGAAGATCGGATATCCCCTTGTCAGAAAAAGGCAGAGAGCAAGCTAAGAAAACGGGCAGGTTTCTCAAGAGACTAATTCCCAGTACTGCAGCGGTCTTCACCAGTGATCTGGTAAGGGCAAGAGAGACTGCTGAAATCATTGGCCTCTTTCTAGGCAAATCTCCAATAGTCAACCCTGTTCTTCGTGAAGCAGATGTTGGCCTTTGGAATGGACTTGGCATTAGCGAGGCTTTCGAGAGTTTTGGAAACCTGATAGAGTACTGGCGCAAGGATCCCTGGGCTGACATCCCCGACACGGAACCGCTTGGAGCAGTTCAAAGAAGAGCGGTTGAATTCGTGAGATATCTCTCTTCCAATTATCCAGGAAAGCAGGTAATTGTTGTTTCTCACGCATTATTGATTAGAACGGCTCTTTGCCATGCAATGGGACTGCCGCTTGAAAATCACTATCGACTTTCAGTTCACAACTGCTCAGTGTCAGCAATTGGAGTTGGCAGGGCAGAAATTAGAGCCCTTGAGCTAAATCTCTGGCGACATCTGGAGGATTACTAG
- a CDS encoding 2-phosphosulfolactate phosphatase, with amino-acid sequence MEVRVNLLPRLLNEETDVAVVIDVLRATSTMTAALHFGAKKIVPVLSVEEAKKYREDNFEVLTVGERGSKKIDGFDLGNSPRELSEEMIEGKELVITTTNGTVAVSKSKRARKVILASFLNLGSVVRLLKRESGRIELQCAGTDGDPSLEDTLLAGALVSQLEIGHINDSCRISSVLYEAVKDNLESFILENGVQAKRLVSLGFFEDVGFCAKINLYDLVPLWRDGGFVRG; translated from the coding sequence ATGGAAGTGAGAGTCAACCTTCTACCACGGTTGCTCAACGAGGAGACAGACGTTGCCGTGGTGATTGATGTACTTAGAGCTACGAGCACCATGACGGCAGCACTTCACTTCGGAGCTAAGAAAATTGTGCCGGTGCTATCTGTCGAAGAAGCAAAGAAGTACAGGGAGGACAATTTTGAAGTGCTAACTGTTGGTGAAAGAGGGTCTAAGAAGATCGATGGTTTTGATCTTGGCAATTCCCCGCGCGAGCTCTCTGAAGAGATGATTGAAGGGAAAGAACTGGTAATTACTACAACAAACGGGACAGTTGCTGTCTCAAAATCAAAGAGGGCAAGAAAAGTAATACTTGCTTCTTTCCTAAATCTGGGAAGCGTAGTCAGACTTCTGAAAAGAGAAAGCGGGAGAATAGAGTTGCAATGCGCAGGTACCGATGGTGATCCTTCACTGGAAGACACTTTGCTTGCGGGGGCACTCGTTTCTCAGCTCGAAATCGGCCACATCAATGACAGCTGCAGGATTTCCTCAGTGCTTTATGAAGCCGTCAAGGATAATCTGGAGAGTTTCATTTTGGAGAATGGTGTGCAAGCGAAGAGACTAGTCTCTCTTGGATTTTTTGAAGATGTGGGCTTTTGTGCTAAAATCAATCTGTACGATCTTGTTCCGCTTTGGCGGGATGGTGGCTTCGTACGGGGGTAG
- the aspC gene encoding aspartate aminotransferase — protein MDLSHFVSSVTPSATLEFNKKALDLAKSGENVVKFTAGEPDFPTPRPIVDAAIKALNEGKTKYTNASGIDELRKAITVKLQKDNGLNYSPEEIVVSNGGKQAIYNVLKALLNVGDEVLIISPAWVSYEAQILLCGGVPVVVPARVEKGFVPEISEIEKAITDRTRAIMINSPNNPTGAIYPEEFLRVLGKLCVERDLFVISDEVYEKLVFDAPHFSIASIEGMKERTAVINAFSKTYAMTGWRVGYSAISMKLARAISKIQSHLSSNVNTMAQYAAVKAFEVDTSSMVEEFRKRRDYVISRLEKIGLKFSKPAGAFYVFIDIRSFLGGRFRNSNDFAIGLLEEQKVGMVPGSAFSYEGFIRMSFSSSTEELKEGLDRFDRFLKTL, from the coding sequence ATGGATTTGTCGCACTTTGTCTCTTCTGTAACACCCTCGGCCACACTCGAATTTAACAAGAAGGCCCTGGACCTTGCAAAATCAGGAGAGAATGTCGTGAAATTCACTGCCGGTGAACCGGATTTTCCTACTCCCCGCCCAATTGTAGACGCAGCAATAAAAGCTCTCAATGAGGGAAAAACGAAGTATACGAACGCCTCTGGAATTGATGAGTTAAGAAAGGCGATCACAGTGAAACTTCAGAAGGATAATGGTCTTAACTACTCACCTGAGGAAATAGTGGTTTCGAACGGGGGGAAGCAAGCGATTTATAACGTGCTTAAAGCCTTGTTGAACGTGGGTGATGAAGTATTAATTATTTCTCCTGCTTGGGTTAGCTATGAGGCTCAAATTCTCTTGTGTGGTGGTGTGCCTGTAGTTGTTCCGGCAAGAGTGGAAAAGGGTTTTGTCCCCGAAATTTCTGAAATCGAGAAAGCAATTACCGATAGAACGCGTGCAATAATGATAAACTCTCCAAACAACCCAACCGGAGCCATATATCCTGAAGAGTTTCTTCGGGTCCTGGGTAAGCTTTGCGTAGAGAGAGATCTTTTTGTAATCTCCGATGAAGTGTATGAGAAGCTCGTGTTTGATGCACCACATTTCTCTATTGCTTCGATTGAGGGTATGAAAGAGAGGACTGCGGTGATTAACGCTTTCTCGAAAACTTATGCAATGACGGGCTGGAGGGTCGGCTATTCCGCCATATCTATGAAATTAGCCAGGGCGATTTCGAAAATCCAAAGTCACCTTTCCTCGAATGTCAACACAATGGCCCAGTACGCCGCCGTGAAGGCTTTTGAAGTCGACACCTCTTCTATGGTGGAAGAGTTCCGGAAGAGGAGAGATTACGTAATCTCAAGACTGGAAAAAATTGGATTGAAGTTCAGCAAGCCTGCTGGAGCCTTCTATGTTTTTATAGACATCAGATCTTTTCTTGGAGGAAGGTTTAGGAACTCAAATGATTTTGCAATTGGCCTTCTTGAAGAGCAAAAGGTCGGAATGGTTCCTGGAAGCGCATTCAGCTACGAAGGGTTCATAAGAATGTCTTTTTCGAGTTCAACCGAAGAACTCAAAGAAGGATTAGACAGATTTGATAGATTTCTAAAGACGCTTTGA